One window of Candidatus Limnocylindria bacterium genomic DNA carries:
- a CDS encoding LpqB family beta-propeller domain-containing protein, whose translation MRRYLRELVFGVIAIALVIGYGVLGAGAAPLVLPAGTPTPTPTKPVSAVPAPQIPGTIAFALRGDVYMLRDGKYVGVTSDARSNQPNLSEDGRSLLFVRSEAINGKREVDGQVTPAILRYTDIVKKDPSGGAESIVVTGLLITSPSGFHAVAWLNSPALSPDAKRFAITTDAVVSGASDLEILDAQTGKRSVLLSQGSVLADPSWSPDGKTIVVTSYTTGEPKILLVPSDGRAATPLVIKGQKGEPYRPSYSPDGAWITFTLRHDGRNDVHAVDVKTGQDVALTSDGKSWNSVFSPDGKQIAFLRESGGVIDLYAMDVSEALVGGP comes from the coding sequence ATGAGGCGCTACCTGAGGGAGCTGGTGTTCGGCGTGATCGCGATCGCGCTGGTGATCGGCTACGGAGTGCTCGGCGCGGGCGCGGCGCCCTTGGTGCTACCCGCAGGCACGCCGACGCCAACGCCGACGAAACCGGTCAGCGCGGTTCCGGCGCCTCAGATCCCGGGAACGATCGCATTCGCACTGCGCGGCGACGTGTACATGCTGCGCGACGGGAAGTACGTCGGCGTGACGTCGGACGCGCGGTCGAACCAGCCGAACCTGTCGGAGGACGGACGCTCGCTGCTGTTCGTGCGCTCGGAGGCGATCAACGGAAAGCGTGAGGTCGACGGACAGGTCACACCGGCGATCCTCCGCTATACGGACATCGTGAAGAAGGATCCGAGTGGCGGCGCAGAGTCCATCGTGGTCACCGGCCTTCTCATCACTTCGCCGAGCGGCTTCCATGCCGTCGCGTGGCTGAACAGCCCCGCGCTGTCGCCGGACGCCAAGCGCTTCGCCATCACGACAGACGCGGTCGTGAGTGGGGCGTCCGACCTCGAGATCCTCGATGCGCAGACCGGAAAGCGCAGCGTGCTGCTGTCCCAGGGCTCCGTTCTCGCGGATCCATCGTGGTCACCGGATGGGAAGACCATCGTGGTCACGTCCTACACGACCGGCGAGCCGAAGATCCTGCTCGTTCCGTCGGACGGCCGAGCCGCGACGCCGCTCGTGATCAAGGGACAGAAGGGCGAGCCCTATCGGCCGTCGTATTCGCCTGACGGCGCGTGGATCACCTTCACGCTGCGACACGACGGCCGGAACGACGTGCACGCCGTCGATGTGAAGACCGGACAGGATGTGGCCCTGACGAGCGACGGGAAGAGCTGGAACAGCGTGTTCTCGCCCGACGGCAAGCAGATCGCCTTCCTCCGCGAGAGCGGCGGGGTCATCGACCTCTACGCGATGGACGTGTCCGAGGCGCTCGTCGGCGGGCCG
- a CDS encoding peptidoglycan bridge formation glycyltransferase FemA/FemB family protein, whose protein sequence is MAARRAPAPRAIGGLMEAPRGWDDAATRSPGGHVLQSSVWAALRERQGWRAEYVRIGEELPAALVLWRDVLAGQRIAYVPRGPIITPGDGAGLRRALVRLADLARERGAVFLKVDPELSPEFADEPLRAAGLTRSSQEIQPVLATLELDLAPDEDALMAAMDKDTRWSVRQGPKRGVTVREVSDDEGLRAFYDLYALTGRRAAFITRTPEYYLSVWRALIDARLATLRLAYVDDAPVAGAMTWRCGERVVYQTGATNDAARKSHAAYILVWECIIGAKREGAKRFDLGGIPTDVGRKDDPMYGPYLFKRGFGGAVRRWVGAHDAVPRPLAYRAYLLAEPAYTAALRVVGRVRR, encoded by the coding sequence ATGGCAGCTCGCCGCGCGCCGGCGCCTCGCGCGATCGGCGGCCTGATGGAGGCGCCGCGCGGCTGGGATGATGCCGCGACACGCTCGCCGGGCGGGCACGTGCTGCAGTCCTCGGTGTGGGCGGCGCTGCGCGAGCGCCAGGGGTGGCGCGCCGAGTACGTACGCATCGGCGAGGAGCTGCCCGCCGCGCTGGTGCTCTGGCGGGATGTGCTCGCCGGCCAGCGGATCGCCTACGTGCCACGTGGTCCGATCATCACGCCCGGCGACGGCGCGGGACTGCGCCGCGCGCTCGTGCGGCTTGCGGACCTGGCGCGCGAGCGAGGCGCGGTGTTCCTCAAGGTCGATCCCGAGCTCTCACCCGAGTTCGCCGACGAGCCACTGCGCGCGGCGGGCCTCACGCGGTCGTCGCAGGAGATCCAGCCGGTGCTCGCCACGCTCGAGCTCGACCTCGCTCCGGACGAGGACGCGCTGATGGCCGCGATGGACAAGGACACGCGCTGGAGCGTGCGGCAGGGACCGAAGCGCGGCGTCACGGTCCGCGAGGTGAGCGATGACGAGGGCCTGCGCGCCTTCTACGATCTCTACGCGCTCACCGGACGGCGCGCGGCCTTCATCACGCGGACCCCCGAGTACTACCTGTCGGTCTGGCGCGCACTCATCGATGCGCGTCTGGCGACGCTCCGTCTCGCGTATGTCGACGATGCGCCGGTGGCCGGGGCGATGACCTGGCGCTGCGGCGAGCGGGTCGTCTACCAGACCGGCGCGACGAACGACGCGGCGCGAAAGAGCCATGCCGCGTACATCCTGGTGTGGGAGTGCATCATCGGAGCGAAGCGGGAGGGCGCGAAGCGCTTCGACCTCGGTGGCATCCCCACCGACGTCGGGCGAAAGGACGATCCGATGTACGGGCCGTATCTCTTCAAACGTGGCTTCGGTGGCGCAGTGCGCCGCTGGGTCGGCGCGCACGACGCCGTGCCGCGACCGCTGGCGTACCGCGCGTACCTGTTGGCCGAGCCGGCGTACACGGCCGCGCTGCGTGTCGTCGGGCGCGTCCGCCGATAG
- a CDS encoding peptidoglycan bridge formation glycyltransferase FemA/FemB family protein — protein sequence MRATVATPNDVERWDELVLATGEPHVLQSAGWGELKAATGWSVRRFVLDGGVAQVLLKPLPLGLSVAYAPRGPLVAPEQLADAIAALRTALARERCASLLCDPEAPDDPPLRAGLARIGVRASPVFVQPRRTLLMDLSMGDAELFAAMRKKTRQYIHKAERAGVVTEESRDLDRFMKVLAAVGQRDQFAVRSRAYFETLLASFGDRALLMFARLGDEDAGAMLLLRMADRAWELYGGWSGAHAEARPFYLLKWRAMLRMRQLGVRRYDMCGLAEGADDPLAGVENFKLGYGGEVVEWIGALETPVRRVLYPLWQLAARRRLARSAA from the coding sequence CTGAGGGCGACGGTCGCCACCCCGAACGACGTCGAGCGGTGGGATGAGCTGGTCCTCGCCACGGGAGAGCCGCACGTCCTGCAGTCGGCTGGCTGGGGCGAGCTCAAGGCGGCCACGGGTTGGAGCGTTCGTCGCTTCGTATTGGACGGCGGCGTCGCACAGGTGCTCCTGAAGCCACTTCCCCTCGGTCTCTCCGTGGCGTATGCGCCGCGCGGCCCGCTCGTCGCACCGGAGCAGCTTGCCGACGCGATCGCCGCGCTGCGTACGGCGCTCGCGCGCGAGCGGTGCGCGAGCCTGCTATGCGATCCCGAGGCGCCGGACGATCCACCCCTCCGCGCAGGGCTCGCCCGCATCGGCGTCCGCGCGTCACCGGTGTTCGTGCAGCCGCGCCGCACCCTGTTGATGGACCTTTCAATGGGCGACGCGGAGCTCTTCGCGGCGATGCGCAAGAAGACGCGGCAGTACATCCACAAAGCGGAGCGCGCCGGCGTCGTGACCGAGGAGTCGCGCGACCTCGACCGGTTCATGAAGGTGCTGGCTGCGGTCGGCCAACGCGACCAGTTCGCGGTCCGCTCGCGCGCGTACTTCGAGACGCTGCTTGCATCGTTCGGCGACCGCGCTCTGCTCATGTTCGCGCGTCTCGGCGATGAGGACGCGGGCGCGATGCTGCTGCTACGCATGGCCGACCGCGCGTGGGAGCTGTACGGCGGCTGGAGCGGAGCGCACGCCGAGGCCCGTCCCTTCTATCTGCTCAAATGGCGCGCGATGCTGCGCATGCGACAGCTGGGGGTCCGCCGCTACGACATGTGCGGCCTCGCCGAGGGCGCTGACGATCCGCTCGCCGGCGTCGAGAACTTCAAGCTCGGCTACGGTGGCGAGGTGGTCGAGTGGATCGGCGCGCTCGAAACGCCGGTCCGCAGGGTGCTGTATCCGTTATGGCAGCTCGCCGCGCGCCGGCGCCTCGCGCGATCGGCGGCCTGA
- a CDS encoding ATP-binding protein: MTRQVRASRGSRTAALAQTRAIAEHSRALVAQLRGEIGVPERPNGRRALVMLMGLPGTGKTHCARLLAVRLGAAHVATDHLRSRLFIAPSYAREENHAVFTLAEALVEQLLAEGHVVVLDATNLIADLRAPMEDVASRSGATLLHVLVVAEDADVRARLAARAMARADGDHSDADVGVYERMRARGFEAPERFVELHNGPDVAAEIDRIAASFA; this comes from the coding sequence GTGACGCGCCAGGTCCGCGCGTCGCGCGGCTCGCGCACGGCGGCGCTCGCGCAGACGCGTGCGATCGCCGAGCACAGCCGTGCGCTCGTCGCGCAGCTTCGCGGCGAGATCGGGGTGCCGGAGCGGCCGAACGGCCGCCGCGCGCTGGTGATGCTGATGGGTCTTCCCGGCACGGGGAAGACGCACTGCGCGCGCCTGCTCGCTGTGCGCCTTGGCGCGGCGCACGTCGCGACCGATCACCTGCGCAGCCGCCTGTTCATCGCGCCCTCGTACGCGCGCGAGGAGAATCACGCGGTGTTCACCCTCGCGGAGGCGCTCGTCGAGCAGCTCCTCGCCGAGGGGCATGTCGTGGTGCTCGACGCGACGAATCTCATCGCAGACTTGCGCGCGCCCATGGAGGACGTCGCGAGCCGCAGCGGTGCAACGCTGTTGCATGTCCTCGTCGTCGCGGAGGATGCGGACGTGCGCGCTCGGTTGGCCGCGCGAGCCATGGCCCGAGCCGACGGCGACCATTCCGACGCCGACGTCGGCGTCTACGAGCGCATGCGTGCCCGTGGCTTCGAAGCGCCCGAGCGCTTCGTCGAATTACACAACGGTCCGGATGTGGCTGCCGAGATCGACCGCATCGCAGCGAGCTTCGCATGA
- a CDS encoding UDP-N-acetylmuramoyl-L-alanyl-D-glutamate--2,6-diaminopimelate ligase, which yields MKLGPLLESANVPVSQGAADLDVRTVTYDSRKVGPGSLFVAIEGFHRDGHEFAAEAVKRGAVAIVAQRKLRSKVPVAVVADSRAALADLAAEVFEHPTRKLKLVAVTGTDGKTTTVHLVSDVLEAGGERTGYATTVDFKITDHVSANDTRQSTQEAVEIQEFFAELLVAGGTWGVLEATSHALALRKLRGTEVDIAVFTNLSPEHLDFHGTLQSYLEAKGILFEMLGQGTDKGVQKTAVLNADDPHWQYLVDRAAGAKVITYGIDAHADVQGTILAADATGSRVRVEARGETVEIALPLVGRFNVHNALAAIAAGLAAGVPLAKARDALQRAKPVRGRMERVDRGQPFSVIVDYAHTPESLDKVLALLRPLTKGRLMVVFGSAGERDRTKRPRLAEVAAKHADFFVITQEDPRLEDRAAILSEIEAGATAAGKKSGRDYVVIDDRREAVRDALRRAQAGDTVLLAGKGHEASIIVGEEKQPWDEASVARDALRELGFAA from the coding sequence ATGAAGCTCGGGCCCCTTCTGGAGAGCGCGAACGTGCCGGTGTCTCAGGGTGCCGCGGACCTCGACGTGCGCACGGTCACCTACGACTCTCGCAAGGTCGGGCCCGGATCGCTGTTCGTCGCGATCGAGGGATTCCACCGCGATGGGCACGAGTTCGCGGCCGAGGCCGTGAAGCGCGGGGCGGTCGCCATCGTCGCGCAGCGGAAGCTGCGGTCCAAGGTCCCGGTCGCGGTCGTCGCCGACAGCCGCGCGGCGCTCGCCGACCTCGCGGCGGAGGTGTTCGAGCACCCAACGCGAAAGCTGAAGCTCGTCGCCGTGACCGGCACCGACGGAAAGACGACGACGGTGCATCTCGTGTCGGACGTGCTCGAGGCGGGCGGCGAGCGCACCGGGTACGCGACGACGGTCGATTTCAAGATCACCGACCACGTCTCGGCGAACGACACGCGGCAGAGCACGCAGGAGGCGGTCGAGATCCAGGAGTTCTTCGCCGAGCTGCTCGTCGCCGGTGGGACGTGGGGAGTCCTCGAGGCGACGTCGCACGCGCTCGCGTTGCGCAAGCTTCGGGGCACCGAGGTCGACATCGCGGTCTTCACGAACCTCTCGCCGGAGCACCTGGACTTCCACGGCACGCTTCAGAGCTACCTCGAAGCGAAGGGGATCCTCTTCGAGATGCTCGGCCAGGGGACCGACAAAGGAGTGCAGAAGACCGCCGTCCTGAACGCGGACGACCCGCACTGGCAGTACCTCGTCGACCGCGCGGCCGGCGCGAAGGTCATCACGTACGGCATCGACGCACATGCCGACGTGCAGGGCACGATCCTCGCGGCCGACGCGACCGGGTCGCGCGTGCGCGTCGAGGCGCGCGGCGAGACGGTGGAGATCGCCCTTCCGCTCGTAGGGCGCTTCAACGTCCACAACGCGCTCGCCGCGATCGCCGCGGGTCTCGCCGCCGGCGTGCCGCTCGCGAAGGCGCGCGATGCGCTCCAGCGCGCAAAACCGGTGCGCGGTCGCATGGAGCGCGTCGATCGCGGACAGCCGTTCAGCGTGATCGTGGACTACGCGCATACGCCCGAGTCGCTCGACAAGGTGCTCGCCCTGCTGCGTCCGCTCACGAAGGGGCGCCTCATGGTCGTGTTCGGCAGCGCGGGGGAGCGCGATCGAACGAAACGGCCGCGTCTGGCCGAGGTCGCGGCGAAGCACGCCGACTTCTTCGTCATCACGCAGGAGGACCCGCGTCTTGAGGACCGCGCGGCCATCCTGTCCGAGATCGAGGCGGGCGCGACGGCCGCGGGCAAGAAGAGCGGTCGGGACTACGTGGTGATCGACGATCGCCGCGAGGCGGTGCGCGACGCGCTGCGCCGCGCGCAGGCGGGCGACACGGTGTTGCTCGCGGGCAAAGGCCACGAGGCATCGATCATCGTCGGCGAGGAGAAGCAGCCCTGGGACGAGGCCTCGGTCGCGCGGGACGCGCTCCGCGAACTGGGCTTCGCCGCGTGA